One segment of Betaproteobacteria bacterium DNA contains the following:
- a CDS encoding Fis family transcriptional regulator yields the protein MSQQDISACVQEALEQYFRDLDGEKPCAIYDMVLKSVERPMLEIVLAKAGGNQTLASEMLGINRNTLRKKLTEHQLL from the coding sequence ATGAGCCAACAGGACATATCCGCTTGCGTGCAGGAGGCACTCGAGCAATATTTTCGCGATCTCGATGGCGAAAAACCCTGCGCAATCTATGACATGGTACTCAAAAGCGTTGAACGGCCAATGCTGGAAATCGTGCTCGCCAAAGCCGGCGGCAACCAGACACTGGCGTCCGAAATGCTGGGCATCAACCGCAATACCCTGCGCAAGAAACTGACCGAACACCAACTACTGTAA
- the dusB gene encoding tRNA dihydrouridine synthase DusB — MEFAGFQLRNNLFVAPMAGVTDRPFRQLCKKMGAGLAVSEMVTSNSLLYGSAKTLRRANHTGEVAPISVQIAGADPKMMAEAARHNVDNGAQIIDINMGCPAKKVCNVMAGSALMQDEELVGKILDAVVGAVPNTPVTLKFRTGWNIANKNAPTIARIAESAGVRAVAIHGRTRCQQYTGEAEYDTIAMVKTLINIPVIANGDITTPEKAKHVLDVTGADGVMIGRAAQGRPWLFREIEHYLKTGEHLPPAEVMEIHSILLEHLHDLYAFYGPETGFKVARKHISWYTKGLVGSAAFRKEMNVLPSIDQQMQAVNDFFFRLAEEHAHLKYTEEALAA, encoded by the coding sequence ATGGAATTCGCCGGTTTTCAGCTTCGCAACAATCTATTCGTCGCGCCCATGGCCGGGGTCACCGATCGCCCGTTCCGCCAGCTATGCAAAAAAATGGGCGCCGGCTTGGCCGTGTCAGAGATGGTGACCTCCAACTCGCTGCTTTACGGTAGCGCCAAGACGCTGCGCCGCGCCAATCACACGGGTGAAGTTGCGCCGATTTCGGTGCAGATCGCCGGGGCCGATCCAAAGATGATGGCCGAGGCTGCCCGGCACAACGTGGACAACGGCGCCCAGATCATCGACATCAATATGGGCTGCCCGGCCAAAAAAGTCTGCAACGTGATGGCCGGTTCGGCCTTGATGCAGGACGAAGAACTAGTTGGCAAGATTCTCGATGCCGTGGTCGGCGCTGTACCGAACACCCCGGTAACCCTGAAGTTCCGCACCGGCTGGAACATCGCCAACAAGAACGCACCGACCATCGCCCGCATCGCCGAATCAGCCGGCGTTCGTGCCGTCGCCATCCACGGCCGCACGCGCTGCCAGCAATACACCGGCGAAGCCGAATACGACACCATTGCCATGGTCAAGACCTTGATCAACATTCCGGTCATTGCCAATGGTGACATCACGACACCGGAAAAAGCCAAGCACGTGCTCGACGTGACCGGCGCCGACGGTGTGATGATTGGCCGCGCCGCTCAGGGCCGTCCCTGGCTGTTCCGCGAGATAGAGCATTACCTGAAGACCGGCGAGCACTTGCCGCCGGCCGAGGTCATGGAAATCCACAGCATTCTGCTCGAACACCTCCATGATCTTTACGCTTTCTACGGCCCGGAAACGGGTTTCAAGGTCGCCCGCAAGCATATCTCCTGGTACACCAAGGGATTGGTTGGTTCGGCGGCCTTCCGTAAGGAAATGAACGTCCTGCCCAGCATCGACCAACAGATGCAGGCGGTGAACGATTTTTTCTTCCGTCTAGCGGAAGAGCATGCTCATTTAAAATATACAGAGGAGGCGTTGGCAGCATGA
- a CDS encoding 1,4-dihydroxy-2-naphthoate polyprenyltransferase, whose amino-acid sequence MKASTAWLLACRPKTLSVSVSPVLVGTAVAWHDSHQVLWQPFLAAILGAAFIQIGTNLFNDVGDFLRGTDTPERLGPRRATAEGWLTPGKVQAGAWFSFVLAFLCGIYLVWHGGWPIVAIGLASLSAGWAYTGGAKPIAYGPLGELFVFLFFGLVAVGGSYYLQTLSLSFSALLAASLVGIHAAAVITVNNYRDLDGDAKCGKNTLAVRLGRAATKRIYTAQMLAPYAFLPLLSGLGWQAALPLLSLPLALRLIRQFSHEAPGPFFNKILAATAGLQFAFALLLSVAFTI is encoded by the coding sequence ATGAAAGCCAGTACCGCCTGGCTCCTCGCCTGCCGCCCGAAAACGCTCTCCGTATCCGTGTCGCCGGTCCTGGTCGGCACGGCGGTCGCTTGGCACGACAGCCATCAGGTACTCTGGCAACCATTCCTCGCCGCGATACTGGGCGCTGCTTTCATTCAGATCGGCACCAACCTGTTCAACGACGTCGGCGATTTCCTGCGCGGCACCGACACGCCCGAACGTCTTGGCCCGCGACGCGCCACCGCCGAAGGCTGGCTGACCCCGGGCAAAGTTCAGGCCGGCGCCTGGTTCAGCTTTGTCCTGGCCTTCCTGTGCGGAATTTACCTTGTCTGGCATGGCGGCTGGCCGATTGTCGCCATCGGGCTGGCGTCGCTCAGCGCCGGCTGGGCCTATACCGGCGGCGCCAAGCCGATTGCCTACGGCCCACTGGGCGAACTCTTCGTCTTCCTGTTCTTCGGCCTGGTGGCCGTCGGCGGCAGTTACTATCTACAGACACTGAGCCTGTCTTTCTCTGCACTGCTCGCCGCCTCGCTGGTCGGCATCCACGCCGCCGCCGTGATCACGGTCAACAATTACCGTGATCTTGATGGCGATGCAAAATGCGGCAAGAACACCTTGGCAGTTCGCCTTGGCCGAGCAGCGACAAAACGCATCTATACCGCCCAGATGCTTGCCCCATATGCTTTTCTGCCACTGCTTTCCGGGCTTGGCTGGCAGGCTGCCCTGCCGCTGCTCTCGCTACCGCTCGCCCTCAGGTTGATCCGGCAGTTTAGCCATGAAGCGCCCGGCCCGTTCTTCAACAAGATACTTGCCGCTACCGCCGGGTTGCAGTTCGCGTTCGCACTTTTGCTTTCCGTCGCCTTTACAATTTGA
- a CDS encoding FAD-dependent monooxygenase — MTDTALEHVDVLIIGAGPVGMTLHLALAAGGVKSVLLDRRSADAQQADPRALALSHGARQLLEQIHAWPNRVATPIETIHVSQKDGFGRTLIDRADYDLPALGYVVRYRDLVTALAANLAPDAVLSGAEILDITPGDQHVTVALHHAGQSRTFRSRVVVHAEGTPGDDSAVKVSDYDQHAVICEVTPTPGHNQRAWERFTPDGPLALLPLGDQYSIVLTLPPAKADAVMAMNDETFTATLQTRFGKRMAFANPGPRSRFPLALRMRDTLAKDNEVWIGNTAQTLHPVSGQGFNLGLRDAWQLSEILLKNGVDRSSLASYATSRRLDRHGGAFFTDQIVRAFSNDFGPLKLARGLGLFALDIFPPARHFVAKRMIWGARAWP; from the coding sequence ATGACTGACACTGCGCTTGAACACGTTGACGTCCTGATCATCGGCGCCGGGCCGGTTGGCATGACGCTGCATCTTGCACTGGCTGCCGGCGGCGTGAAGTCCGTGTTACTGGATCGCCGTTCGGCGGATGCCCAGCAAGCCGACCCCCGCGCCCTCGCCTTGTCACACGGCGCCCGCCAGTTGCTCGAGCAGATCCACGCCTGGCCAAACCGCGTCGCCACGCCGATCGAAACCATCCACGTCTCGCAGAAGGATGGCTTTGGCCGCACCCTGATCGACCGCGCCGACTACGACCTGCCAGCCCTCGGCTACGTCGTCCGCTACCGCGACCTGGTGACTGCGCTGGCCGCCAACCTTGCCCCGGATGCCGTTCTGTCGGGGGCTGAAATCCTCGACATCACTCCGGGCGATCAACACGTCACGGTTGCGCTCCACCACGCCGGCCAATCGCGCACCTTCCGGAGCCGGGTTGTGGTTCACGCCGAAGGCACGCCCGGCGATGATTCGGCCGTCAAGGTCAGCGATTACGATCAGCACGCGGTGATCTGCGAAGTCACCCCAACGCCCGGCCACAACCAGCGCGCCTGGGAACGCTTCACCCCGGATGGCCCCCTCGCCCTGTTGCCGCTTGGCGACCAATACTCCATTGTCCTGACGCTGCCCCCCGCCAAAGCTGACGCCGTGATGGCCATGAATGACGAAACATTCACGGCCACCCTGCAAACCCGGTTCGGCAAACGGATGGCCTTTGCCAATCCCGGCCCCCGCAGCCGCTTCCCGCTTGCGCTGCGCATGCGCGACACACTGGCCAAGGACAACGAAGTGTGGATCGGCAACACCGCCCAGACCCTGCACCCGGTCTCCGGTCAGGGCTTCAATCTCGGCCTCCGCGATGCCTGGCAACTTTCTGAAATTTTGCTTAAAAACGGCGTTGACCGCAGCAGTCTGGCCAGTTACGCCACCAGCCGCCGACTCGACCGTCACGGTGGCGCGTTTTTCACGGATCAGATCGTCCGCGCTTTTTCCAACGACTTCGGACCGCTCAAACTGGCTCGCGGCCTCGGCCTCTTTGCGCTGGACATTTTCCCGCCAGCCCGTCACTTCGTCGCCAAGCGCATGATCTGGGGCGCCCGCGCCTGGCCTTGA
- a CDS encoding aminopeptidase P N-terminal domain-containing protein: MTHAHFLARRKRLLKTIGDGVAIVPTAPEVIRNSDAHHLYRFDSYFWYLTGFPEPEAVVVLIGGKKPKSILFCREKHEEREIWDGYRYGPKAAKVAFGFDAAYPIEQLDKKLAEFLVDRDTLWHAIGHDTKWDTRIAKALNEVRAQTRAGKRAPRAIHDLRVELDRMRLVKDAAEAGIQQRSADIASAGHARAMRACRPGMAEYELEAELTYEFRKRGADAHAYTPIVAGGANACVLHYVENNKLLNDHTLVLIDAGCEVNGYAADITRTFPVNGRFNAAQKDVYEIVLAAQGAAFAVTAPGRHFMEGHDAAVRVLTQGLIDLKLLQGDIDNLIEKGDFRRFYMHRTGHWLGLDVHDAGEYKFGDEWTKLAPGMTLTVEPGLYIRPGADIPPALAGIGIRIEDDVRVTEAGCDIFTTAPKTVADIEEVMRHD, translated from the coding sequence ATGACCCACGCCCACTTTCTCGCCCGCCGCAAGCGCCTGCTGAAAACCATCGGCGATGGTGTCGCCATCGTGCCGACGGCGCCCGAAGTCATCCGCAACAGCGATGCCCACCATCTCTACCGATTTGACAGCTACTTCTGGTACCTGACCGGCTTTCCCGAGCCGGAAGCGGTCGTCGTGCTGATCGGCGGCAAAAAGCCGAAATCCATCCTCTTCTGCCGTGAGAAGCACGAAGAGCGAGAAATCTGGGACGGCTACCGCTATGGTCCCAAGGCCGCCAAGGTCGCCTTTGGCTTCGATGCCGCCTACCCGATCGAGCAACTCGACAAAAAACTGGCCGAATTCCTCGTCGACCGCGACACGCTGTGGCACGCCATCGGGCACGATACCAAGTGGGACACACGCATCGCCAAGGCACTCAACGAAGTCCGCGCCCAGACCAGGGCCGGCAAACGCGCCCCGCGCGCCATCCACGACCTGCGCGTCGAACTTGATCGCATGCGCCTGGTCAAGGACGCCGCCGAAGCCGGCATCCAGCAGCGTTCAGCCGACATTGCCAGCGCCGGTCACGCCCGCGCCATGCGCGCCTGTCGCCCCGGCATGGCCGAATACGAACTGGAAGCGGAATTAACCTATGAATTCCGCAAACGCGGCGCCGATGCCCACGCCTACACGCCCATCGTTGCAGGCGGCGCCAATGCATGCGTGTTGCACTATGTCGAGAACAACAAGCTGCTCAACGATCACACCCTGGTCCTGATTGACGCCGGTTGTGAAGTCAACGGTTACGCAGCCGACATCACCCGCACTTTTCCGGTCAATGGTCGTTTCAATGCGGCACAGAAGGATGTCTACGAAATCGTTCTCGCTGCGCAGGGCGCTGCCTTTGCCGTCACCGCCCCCGGTCGCCACTTCATGGAAGGCCACGACGCCGCCGTACGCGTACTGACCCAGGGGCTGATCGACCTCAAGCTGCTGCAAGGCGATATCGACAACCTGATTGAAAAAGGCGATTTTCGCCGCTTCTACATGCACCGTACCGGCCACTGGCTGGGCCTGGACGTGCATGATGCCGGCGAATACAAGTTTGGCGACGAGTGGACCAAGCTGGCCCCCGGCATGACATTGACCGTCGAACCGGGCCTCTACATTCGTCCCGGCGCCGATATTCCACCAGCACTGGCCGGCATTGGCATTCGCATCGAAGACGATGTCCGTGTCACCGAAGCCGGCTGCGACATCTTCACCACGGCGCCGAAGACCGTCGCTGACATCGAGGAAGTCATGCGCCATGACTGA
- a CDS encoding nucleotidyltransferase family protein, whose protein sequence is MKAFILAAGRGERMRPLTDHTPKPLLVAGGKPLIVWHLERLAAAGLKEIVINYAHLGSLIEQTLGNGSRWGLKIQYSPEPPGALETAGGIATALPMIGDQPFLVVNGDVYCDFDFGRFFRLTVEGWKPLAHLVMVANPAHHTGGDFSLDGERVVYAKGEATFTYAGIGVFSPAFFAEVKPGTIMKLRPLLDAAIATGSLTGERFTGRWVDVGTPQRLAELDAELRNA, encoded by the coding sequence ATGAAAGCCTTTATCCTCGCCGCCGGCCGCGGCGAACGCATGCGGCCGCTGACTGACCATACGCCCAAGCCGCTGCTCGTGGCCGGCGGCAAGCCACTGATCGTCTGGCACCTGGAGCGACTGGCGGCGGCGGGGTTAAAGGAAATTGTCATCAACTACGCCCACCTCGGCTCACTGATCGAGCAGACGCTGGGTAACGGTTCACGTTGGGGCCTCAAAATCCAGTACTCACCTGAACCGCCGGGCGCACTGGAAACTGCCGGCGGCATCGCCACCGCGCTGCCAATGATCGGCGACCAGCCCTTCCTGGTGGTCAATGGCGACGTTTATTGCGATTTCGATTTTGGCCGTTTTTTCCGGTTGACCGTGGAAGGCTGGAAACCGCTAGCCCATCTGGTCATGGTGGCGAATCCGGCCCACCACACCGGCGGCGACTTCAGCCTGGACGGCGAACGCGTCGTTTACGCCAAGGGTGAAGCAACCTTCACCTACGCCGGCATTGGAGTTTTTTCGCCGGCTTTTTTCGCCGAGGTCAAACCCGGTACCATCATGAAACTGCGCCCGCTGCTCGACGCAGCCATCGCCACTGGCAGCTTGACCGGGGAACGCTTCACCGGCCGCTGGGTCGATGTAGGAACGCCGCAGCGCCTTGCGGAACTGGATGCCGAATTGAGGAACGCATGA
- a CDS encoding phosphotransferase yields the protein MQPTPRDQLVTDWVASRFPDQSVQITPASADASFRRYFRLTWQDGSTRILMDAPPEKEDCKPFIHVAGLLAKADLAAPRILDKDLDNGFLVLTDLGRIGYLDALNADLSLADMLIRPVLDVLVKWQLSSTPATLPPYDATLLRRELDLFPEWFVSRHLGVELDDNEKGMLDRTFKFLINSALSQPKVFVHRDFMPRNLMLVESAERLTPGIIDFQDAVYGPITYDVVSLFRDAFISWEEEQEIDWVIRYWEKARAAGLPVREDFGAFWRDYELMGLQRHLKVLGIFCRLKYRDGKEKYSEDLPRFMNYARKTAHRYVQLKPLLNLLDKLEGNTEQIGYRR from the coding sequence ATGCAACCCACGCCGCGCGATCAACTTGTTACAGACTGGGTCGCCAGTCGCTTCCCGGATCAATCCGTCCAGATCACTCCGGCTTCGGCCGATGCCAGCTTCCGCCGCTATTTCCGATTGACTTGGCAGGACGGCAGTACGCGCATTCTGATGGATGCTCCGCCGGAAAAAGAAGACTGCAAGCCCTTCATCCACGTCGCCGGCTTACTCGCCAAGGCTGATCTGGCTGCCCCGCGCATCCTCGACAAGGATCTCGACAACGGTTTTCTGGTGCTGACCGACCTCGGCCGCATCGGCTATCTCGATGCGCTGAACGCGGATCTTTCGCTGGCCGACATGCTGATTCGCCCCGTGCTGGACGTGCTGGTCAAATGGCAACTCTCGTCCACCCCTGCCACCCTGCCGCCTTACGACGCCACATTGCTGCGCCGCGAACTCGACCTCTTCCCCGAATGGTTCGTCAGCCGCCACCTTGGCGTTGAGCTGGACGACAACGAAAAAGGGATGCTTGATCGGACCTTCAAATTCCTGATCAACTCGGCGCTATCCCAGCCCAAGGTCTTCGTCCATCGCGATTTCATGCCGCGGAACCTGATGCTTGTTGAAAGTGCCGAGCGCCTGACGCCGGGCATCATTGACTTTCAGGACGCGGTTTACGGCCCGATCACCTATGACGTCGTTTCGCTGTTCCGCGACGCCTTCATCTCTTGGGAAGAAGAACAGGAAATCGACTGGGTCATCCGCTACTGGGAAAAAGCCCGCGCCGCCGGCCTGCCGGTACGCGAAGACTTCGGTGCCTTCTGGCGCGACTACGAATTGATGGGCTTGCAACGCCACCTCAAGGTGCTCGGCATCTTCTGTCGCCTCAAATACCGCGACGGCAAGGAAAAATACAGCGAAGACCTGCCACGCTTCATGAACTATGCGCGCAAGACAGCCCACCGCTACGTCCAGCTCAAGCCGCTGCTCAACCTGCTCGACAAGCTGGAAGGCAACACCGAGCAGATCGGCTACCGCCGCTAG
- a CDS encoding LPS-assembly protein LptD produces the protein MTGFTRRPLAVFVCCLFAGLQTGHAAADEQRLALPPGTPGSAPMVPSIVEIDDDVQLRLRTEQKFNVMGKQKASTFSVVGVDTPSVLKKDDAYPIFVVADQIEGQAEELTVAKGNVEMRKVGSQILADRLTYRVLEDEVEASGSVRVLQDGAEIDTPHLRLKLNAQVGSAEDVKYHILKETPSRFYSPTQTVVTVASSNAATSGAPMMLNVANSYGLPTKSPAQRPVEANGRAERVDFEGENQFTFFSNTFSTCKPDREDWYMQASETHLDYDRNEGTASHASMWFGGVPFFYTPMASFSLNGQRRSGVLHPHFSTSTRSGIDFTVPYYWNIAPNYDLTLFPRYMSKRGFQLGAEARYLDYNYQGMTRVEYLPNDEMANRQRYGYRIEHQHILGQGVSASVNWNGVSDDFYWQDLSSRLLQTSQTQLPKQVALNYVPSPWLQTNLQVLRYQTLQLDPANPIARPYFLEPQLNVMAFRPNLLKMDFSMIGQYSRFTHVDAGKVQGNRFVLYPQLSLPIVNPAFQITPKVGLHMSQYSLDNQAIGQPDSVSRVLPTFSLDSTVTFEREGDWFGKGYIQTLEPRLYYVNIPYKDQSRIPLFDTGLADFNFAQIFAENRYSGLDRINDANQLTAALTTRLLDGDTGVERFKAMIGQRYYFKKQQVLIAGEAVRQDDFSNMVAAVNGLVAPKTYMDLAWEYNYRDNVSERFSAGVRFQPELGKVLSASYRYTRDPLTTLSTVDQIDIAGQWPLTSKFYAVGRYNYSMRDKQALESIAGLEYNAGCWAVRLVGQRLAAISGKPNDTLFFQLELNDFGSIGSNPIGLLRRSIPGYGKINELPDSSLLTSQ, from the coding sequence ATGACCGGTTTTACGCGCCGTCCGCTTGCTGTTTTCGTCTGTTGCCTGTTTGCCGGGCTACAGACGGGCCATGCCGCCGCCGATGAGCAGCGACTCGCCCTGCCGCCAGGGACACCGGGGTCGGCTCCGATGGTGCCGTCCATCGTGGAAATTGATGACGATGTGCAGCTACGTTTGCGCACTGAGCAAAAATTCAACGTGATGGGCAAGCAAAAAGCGTCAACATTCTCGGTGGTCGGTGTCGATACACCCTCTGTCCTGAAAAAGGACGACGCTTATCCGATTTTTGTCGTTGCTGATCAAATTGAAGGTCAGGCCGAAGAATTAACCGTGGCCAAGGGCAATGTCGAGATGCGCAAGGTTGGTTCGCAGATATTGGCTGACCGTCTAACCTACCGTGTTCTTGAGGATGAGGTCGAGGCCTCCGGTTCGGTGCGGGTGCTTCAGGATGGCGCCGAAATCGATACGCCGCATCTACGTTTGAAGCTCAATGCGCAGGTTGGCTCCGCCGAGGATGTGAAGTATCACATCCTCAAGGAGACGCCGAGCCGCTTCTACAGTCCGACGCAAACGGTGGTGACGGTGGCGAGCAGCAATGCTGCGACTTCTGGTGCGCCGATGATGCTCAATGTGGCGAATAGCTACGGCCTGCCGACCAAGTCGCCGGCTCAGCGACCCGTCGAAGCGAACGGTCGGGCCGAGCGCGTTGATTTCGAGGGCGAGAACCAATTCACGTTTTTTTCGAATACGTTTTCGACCTGCAAGCCGGATCGTGAGGACTGGTACATGCAGGCGTCGGAGACGCATCTCGACTACGACCGCAATGAAGGTACAGCCAGCCATGCCTCCATGTGGTTTGGCGGTGTGCCATTTTTCTATACGCCCATGGCATCGTTCTCGCTCAATGGCCAGCGTCGATCAGGTGTCCTGCATCCGCACTTTTCGACCTCGACGCGCAGCGGTATCGACTTCACGGTGCCCTACTACTGGAACATCGCGCCGAACTATGACCTGACGCTGTTCCCCCGTTACATGAGCAAACGAGGCTTCCAGCTTGGCGCCGAGGCGCGCTACCTCGACTACAACTACCAAGGTATGACGCGGGTCGAGTATCTACCGAATGATGAAATGGCCAATCGTCAGCGCTATGGCTACCGGATCGAGCACCAGCATATTCTTGGTCAGGGCGTTTCAGCGTCGGTTAACTGGAATGGCGTTTCGGATGACTTCTATTGGCAGGATCTGTCGTCGCGCCTGTTGCAGACTTCGCAGACGCAGTTGCCCAAGCAGGTTGCGCTGAATTATGTGCCGTCACCATGGCTGCAGACCAACCTTCAGGTCCTGCGCTATCAGACACTGCAACTGGATCCGGCCAATCCAATCGCGCGTCCCTATTTTCTCGAGCCGCAACTGAACGTCATGGCCTTTCGGCCGAATCTGCTGAAGATGGACTTCAGCATGATCGGGCAATACTCGCGCTTTACCCATGTCGACGCCGGGAAGGTGCAGGGCAACCGCTTTGTGCTCTACCCTCAGCTTTCGCTGCCGATTGTTAATCCTGCCTTCCAGATCACGCCCAAGGTCGGTCTACACATGAGCCAGTATTCACTGGACAACCAGGCCATCGGCCAGCCGGACAGTGTCAGCCGTGTCCTGCCGACCTTTTCGCTGGATTCTACGGTGACTTTCGAGCGAGAAGGTGACTGGTTTGGCAAAGGTTATATCCAGACACTGGAACCGCGTCTTTACTACGTGAATATCCCGTACAAGGATCAGAGCCGGATTCCACTCTTCGATACTGGTCTGGCCGACTTCAACTTTGCCCAGATTTTTGCTGAGAACCGTTACAGCGGCCTGGACCGGATCAACGATGCCAACCAGCTGACGGCAGCGCTAACGACTCGTCTGCTGGATGGCGACACGGGGGTCGAACGTTTCAAGGCCATGATTGGCCAGCGTTACTACTTCAAGAAGCAGCAGGTATTGATTGCCGGCGAAGCAGTTCGCCAAGACGATTTTTCCAATATGGTGGCTGCGGTCAATGGTCTGGTGGCGCCCAAGACCTATATGGATCTGGCCTGGGAATACAACTACCGGGACAATGTCAGCGAACGTTTCTCCGCAGGCGTCCGCTTTCAGCCGGAGCTCGGCAAGGTGCTGTCCGCCAGCTACCGCTACACGCGTGACCCTTTGACGACGCTTTCAACGGTTGATCAGATCGATATTGCCGGCCAGTGGCCGTTGACGTCAAAGTTTTACGCGGTTGGCCGTTACAACTACTCGATGCGTGACAAACAAGCGCTTGAATCGATTGCCGGCTTGGAGTACAACGCGGGTTGCTGGGCGGTGCGACTGGTTGGTCAGCGGCTGGCAGCTATATCCGGCAAGCCTAACGACACCCTGTTTTTCCAGCTTGAACTGAATGACTTCGGCAGTATCGGTTCCAACCCGATCGGCCTGCTGCGCCGCAGCATCCCCGGTTACGGCAAAATCAACGAACTGCCCGACAGCAGCCTGCTTACTTCCCAATGA
- a CDS encoding peptidylprolyl isomerase, with the protein MKTMNKLIRHLIVLICCLGGLLVHPVSAAPERVIEADRIVAVVGDDVITYFDLRTRLAAALKQLQKQGTPLPPQDELERQMLERLIMERTQLQYARESGLKIDDTQLDQAIGRIAAGNKMTPQQFRTALEKDGVQYAQFREEIRNEMVTVRLREREVDSKLIVSDGEIDNYLADQAAKGGGEEYQLAHILLRAPESASPEQLQKLRLRGEQALKRAQAGENFAELTATFSDAPDALKGGDLGWRPLDRLPALYAEVSARLQPGQVSELLRSSAGFHIVKLINKRGGSMPASVQQTHARHILVRINEVVSEAEARHKLESVRERIVNGVDFAEQARLYSQDGSAAKGGDLGWLSPGDTVPEFERAMDALKVNEISPVIQTPFGMHLIQVRERREQDVSAERKRGAARQALRERKLDDAYQDWLRQLRDRTYVENRLEEK; encoded by the coding sequence ATGAAGACCATGAACAAACTTATTCGTCACCTGATTGTCCTGATCTGCTGTCTCGGCGGCCTGCTGGTACACCCCGTCTCCGCTGCGCCGGAGCGGGTGATTGAGGCCGATCGCATCGTGGCCGTTGTCGGCGATGATGTCATCACATATTTCGATCTGCGCACCCGCCTGGCCGCTGCCCTCAAGCAGTTGCAGAAGCAGGGGACACCGCTGCCGCCGCAGGATGAACTGGAGCGCCAGATGCTGGAGCGCCTGATCATGGAACGGACTCAGCTGCAATATGCCCGAGAATCTGGTCTGAAGATCGACGATACCCAGTTGGACCAGGCTATCGGGCGAATTGCCGCCGGCAACAAGATGACCCCCCAGCAGTTCCGGACAGCACTCGAAAAGGATGGCGTGCAGTACGCACAGTTCCGCGAGGAAATCCGTAATGAGATGGTTACTGTCCGTTTGCGTGAGCGCGAAGTCGACAGCAAACTGATCGTCTCCGATGGCGAAATCGACAACTATCTGGCCGACCAGGCGGCCAAGGGCGGTGGCGAAGAATATCAGCTTGCCCACATTCTCCTGCGTGCACCGGAGTCGGCCAGCCCTGAACAACTGCAAAAGCTACGTTTGCGTGGTGAGCAAGCCTTGAAGCGGGCTCAGGCCGGCGAAAATTTTGCCGAATTGACGGCAACCTTCTCCGATGCGCCGGATGCCCTGAAGGGCGGCGATCTTGGCTGGCGTCCGCTGGATCGACTGCCGGCACTCTATGCCGAAGTCAGCGCCCGCCTGCAACCCGGACAGGTCAGCGAGCTGCTGCGTTCTTCGGCAGGCTTCCATATTGTCAAACTGATTAACAAACGTGGTGGCAGCATGCCGGCTTCGGTACAACAGACCCATGCGCGCCATATTCTGGTTCGCATCAACGAGGTCGTTTCTGAAGCGGAAGCCCGGCACAAACTTGAAAGCGTTCGCGAACGCATCGTCAATGGCGTCGATTTCGCCGAACAGGCCCGCCTCTATTCGCAGGATGGCTCGGCCGCCAAAGGAGGTGACCTCGGTTGGCTTTCTCCAGGGGACACGGTTCCGGAATTCGAGCGTGCGATGGATGCGCTCAAGGTCAATGAAATCAGCCCGGTGATACAGACTCCCTTCGGTATGCACCTGATCCAGGTGCGAGAGCGCCGTGAGCAGGATGTCTCGGCCGAGCGCAAGCGCGGTGCTGCCCGACAGGCCCTGCGTGAACGCAAGCTGGACGACGCTTATCAGGACTGGCTGCGCCAGTTGCGCGACCGCACCTACGTCGAAAACCGACTCGAAGAAAAGTGA